In the genome of Aricia agestis chromosome 4, ilAriAges1.1, whole genome shotgun sequence, the window TGTTATGCTGTATGTATGCGAGGATGTTCTCGTATCCGTCGGTCATCATTCCCTCCTTGAACACCTGGTTGGCGTAGAGGTACAGGTCCGTACCGGCTTGCTTCAGTCCAGGATCTAAAACATCGAAAGAttcgttattttataaaaatccgTTAAATGTTAGTTACAAACAAACTATTATTTATCTTTCTAAGGATCATAATAAAAATTGATAGAAAATGGGAATAGGTTTAGTGCAAAAAGAAAAATCGACCGTCCATTcaatagatataattttaatatataatgACATCACACATGACAGTTACACATCAACTGACTTAGATGAACATCGtaggaattaaaaagttaagaaaacTTGATTTGAGGTTTACTTATTGTACTTGAATATTTGTACTCTAGTACGTATATtccaacaaaaataataaaactttctAAAAACAATCTTTACATTGACGGTGTAAAATAGTCGAACGAAAGTGACATTCGCTTGGTGTGAAAACGTTTTTGTGTTTAGTGAACGTCAAAAGTCATAAAGTCTTTCGGATTCTTCTAACTCAACTCAACATAATTACATAGCCTAGGTTACCTGGAACACTATATTACGAATCTAGTGACATCATGGacttattatacattttttttgtatgaaataagggggcaaacgagcaaacgggtcacctgatggaaagcaacttccgtcgcccatggacactcgcagcatcagaagagctgcaggtgcgttgccggccttttaagagggaatagggtaataggggagggtagggatgggatgggaagggaattggggatgatagggaagggaattgggcctccggtaaactcactcactcggcgaaacacagcgcaagcgctgtttcacgccggttttctgtgagaacgtggtgtttctccggtcgagccggcccattcgtgccgaagcatggctctcccacgtatatgtatAATTTGTCTACACCCTATGGTGACACCAAATCCATCGGATTAATAGGTTAGGCGAAGAAACATACGTTCAAATTGACTTGCAAACAGCTAGATATAAAGTGAATCTTACCGGAGCCCTTGAAGGCCTCAGGGCCCAGAGCGAAGGAGTTTTCGAGGCTGTTGAAGTACGCGGTGGTCTCCGCCATGTGGATGTTCAGGTCGCGGATGTTAGGGATTATCATGGTGATCGTCATGGAACCTGCAAAAAAATAAGGgttctatgtttaaaaaatggcTGATATTTGAGGGTAACGCCATAGCTTCCATCGCTAAGTTTCATCACAAGTTTCATGGCGCTCTCTAGATGCTATTTCGAAtccaaaaatatactttttgatTTTGAGCTTTctgtcaaaattattaaatgcaAGTTGCCTGGAATCTGGTTTTGTGGATACCTacttttaagagggcgactaaccccaaaaatcaaacagcgtccttctctcttcacactcacgcccgtctttcatatgccaggtgaaaaagaacgacgcggattcatcgacaaattagttttttctcaataactcgataaatatacaacattttaaatatccgctaggtcgatctctcaatgataaaaTTGTATACAATTTGTTAAGATTTTTAGATATATAGagattaacttagttcaatgcacggttatggcaataaatgaaaaattcgtgaaaattagatgcatctttgtgatttttttctatcaagaaaattttaagatatcgtgttttagctcagatcgaattctcgaaaataaaatgtagtatctaattttagaaaatgaaactattcggggcttattttcaagtataaaaattaattataaaatcaacactttagggttagtcgcccccttaagaggattccacaccgccattttttccatacaaacgctgtcccctgtttcctccctggataatgctagtagagttataatttttttcctgaatatctaaggccactaatacaatgtccctatgttttcttttttttcataatttaattattaaataagatatgaacgttcaaaaacccaaaaaaatggccagattttccactgtgttcaaacgtccagaaaacagatttggatagattatacaaaaaaagcaaaacataggaacacagctcaagcctttttttaatctttaatgaaaaaagtacttaaatcggttaagttttggagaaggaatcaggggacaacgaatcgttgattttctggattttctgcagttgtctctatcgcgttctgcggtataggcttgaggtaagggagacagctatagatattacacgtacttttttttcatttctctagccgctgtggtatcctcttaagttacTTTCAAAGTTAAGTGGTTGACTACTACGAGTAGAACTGAATAACGAATGCGTTTGATAACACACATTAATTTAACGAGATGAATTTAGAAGGCATTTCGTTTATTATTCTTTCTGTAATAATATAGCATTTTTATgttgtataggtctaccaggatctgatagcgaatttggatggcagattttcaaaaaaatatccttaatcattgtatttttttttttacaatttgcaTGTTTCAAACACATAATCAGCCgcaggaaaaaaaaggatcaaaatgttttaatcCAAGTACCCCGGTATtgttagagtcaatttattttttcactttttgccatcagattctggtagacctatacttacCGATAAATATCCTTAGGGTGGTTTTGTTAATAATGGGCTCCTTGGCTCTTCTGTGGTAAGCCAAGTAACTGTTGTTGGAATATATAGTCAGGTTCTTGAACTCCAAAGCTATCAACAGCTTGTCGGTTTCCTTGTTGATGCTagaaaagtaattaaaaaagaagtcgtaaaagaaaaaaaaaagtgttgcaCTCGGGTGGAAAGGAgtgaaaactgaaaaatatattttcgctGCGGTAGAATAAGCACCTTATTCCTTCTGATACGCTGCGCCAgcactctatagtctataccaggGGTCACCGATTAGTTTCGCTCGCGGTCCATTTTCAGAATTGAAATggccttcgcggtccacacaatttgtaaaaaatatttttaaacaaataacggaaattacaaaggtatcaaacaatgagaaaagtgtcaattttagttgctaattattatctgtctgAAGTTTGAAGTGAtgttggtgcaagctattgacattaaacgAAGTTCATTTTCGAAAATGCTTTGTCGGTGGTCCGCAcgcaatgggtcggcggtccggatgcggactgcggtccgccatttgaCGACCCCTGGTCTATACTCGTTACTCTCTCTCCGTCTAACGAATTTTGAGGCATGTCGCAAGtttatacaatttattattacatagtCTTATCAGAGGCAGTAATACATTGACTGCAAACTTCTTCCGTGTTCGCCGTATCAAACAAGAAACTTACTAAAACTCCTCGATCCTGCCGTTCAAATTAGTACGGTAGAAGTCATCACTGGTCAGTGTCATGTTGGCTGCAGGTAGGAACGCGTAAGTGTGCTTGAAGTACATGGGATCGGGGACAGGACCGTGGGTCACCCGGCACTGGGCATGGTCACCGAAGTATCGTCTGATACAGTCTATGTCGGAGGTGGAGCATGGTCGCACTATGCGgttctctgaaaatatattacttGGGATTTGAGTAATAGCCACATATAGGAACTTCCAACAGACCGAGGTGGTATTctatcaggccgaagcccactacATTAATATCGGTTGTCGTATATACTGTCGTACTAAAACGATAGCGCGATGAAGAATGGTCGCGACAGTTGTACCGCCATAGATTGTAAAGTGTGGAAACAACGGATTTTTGGAAACCGAAAGGAATTGATCGTCCTcttagatatattttaattaagagcCTGACAGAATAAAATAAGAacaataagaaataaatatGAGTGCGGCCgtcagttaaaaatataattataaagtaaGTATATGTTTTCTAAATAAATGCTAAAGAAGTGCGAATTAATTGGAATCGCACCgataaacaaaaagaaaaaaattcaaaGCTAGTCAGGTTATAGTTGAAATCTTGGTATAAACGTTACTGAGAGTGGCTTCGCTTTtagtcaaaatataattttctgcTCTATACCTAGGTGGTCTACGATATTTCTCTCAGCTTCCATTAATCTAGGAAACCGCAGACCATTAGTAAATGCCTAAGCCTAGGTATCAAGTCAGACTTGGCCGAGTTTACTCCCCGTCCTCTTGTCTGAAGTGATTGACAATATACTTCCAAAATACCTTTCTAAGTCTTGTAAAAATATACGAAAAACAGCCCAAATTTTAATGTTATCTTAATTTAATAAGGCTTTGTAAATATGCCACTGAACTTTTATCGACTCATGTCAAAATTTGTTGAATTTTATGTCTCGTGGtttgggatataatatttttctatattttatcgctTTACCTTTTTGTTTGGTCACAGACTGCTGGCAATTGCTGCCAATGAAGAATATTGCgagacacaataatattttcattgctaTAAACTTTTCGAGTAAGCCGGCAAATTATATTACAGACTTTATATACCTACTATCTATACGTATTACGTAATACTCGCGTGAAGATAATAACGTGTTTAGTTAATAATATAGATGtagaattaaaattaatgaagGTTTTATTCAttactaataatttttaattagaaaCACTTAGCGTCTTGAAAGATTATCGCTTCTTCGTAATAGAACTGAAATAATTAAACTGTTATAAAGATTTGATAGATTTTATAGGTTGAAATCTATAAATAAAGATGATCATTACATTTTATATGAAATCTAATATAAAGGTTGCTTTTTCATAAGAAATTTATCATTACAAGGTAAATTgcaatcttcatattttaaaagataaattttaccacttttttggtaaaaagtgcgagtttcttacgccggttcttctcgtcgggtCAGTTCCGGTGGTAGGCCAacacatgttttattttatttatttatttcattaattgaAAGGTATTCTGTGTATCCTAAGATAGAATACCGCAAATTTTGCTGGTACAAGGAAATCATACCtactagaatataatataaatttatgatAGTTCCGTAAGACGAGGATGACGATAGTCGGTCGTATTGTGAGAAGATGAACCTCCTAATTATTCACTCCACACTGAGTGGAAATCACAGCGGCATTAGTTTCGACAGAGCTTACGTAATTTAGTGGGATTATATTAGTTTTGACTGCAGCATCATTAGTCACAGTAATGTATTAATAATCAAGACAAACCAAGATTGTAAAAGTGTAATTCAAGTAagaacttaatatatttttattccgtACTAGATGACCTGGTGAAGTTCGTATCACTTTCATCCCAatatttaaaaccttccctgaacttccaccaatatttgaagactaaaatctgtcaaatcaatttagccgttctcgagtttttcgcgagtttttaaattttatttttattcatatagaTTAACAACTTATCTTTTTTTTCTAGGTCACACTACCAGTCTGAAGTTCTGTCGACCAATGGAGTAACTATTTGGGAAGGTAAGTTTTAATATAAGAAGTCTTAcgtattttagattttttgcaGTTAAACACTTAATACAACTTTTCCTTTGAAATAAAAATCTCACAATTTCCTGCTCAATATTTTCACTAGCTGAATCGTATTTCATTTCGGAAATTCGGCTATAAAAAAGGTTTACCGACCATTTCATATCGACTTTTACAAGCCCTTCAGGGAACTACTCGCACTCGTCCCTTTAGGGGCTAATAATAccctttttaatttattttaaggacCTTTATAGTTAGaattaatataaatacattCTGAACCAGAATAGTTTCAGAAATACCTATATCCTTGTTAATAAATGACGAAaccaaatattttaaactgACAGAGCTAtaacttttacaaaattaattaaatacttaatatcgGTTTCACATTGTTCGCTTATTAAAACGCGAAAATATTTTGATACCGAACTGTGATACACATGATGATCACTAATAAGTTAACTACAACATGATGTTAAATAAAACAACGTAGAAAATATATCTTTTAATCCGCCATCTTATAGGACATTGAGGCCGAAGTCACAGAGAGTTTTCTGTATGAAGGTGATTATGATGAAGCTGCCTTCTGTGAGGTAGGCCTCCCTGACTCCGATGGGTAGGCTGGGGTAGAACTCCGCCGCAGCCCGCCTTACAGTGGGATCTAGGATACATTTTGAAATtggtcaaaatcaaaatataaaccTCATGAATAACAagctgtaaatataatattgtttaaaatataaatgttattttgcagaaagttgataaaatttgatTCACATTAAGAACTCCATTTATTGAAGTGGTAATGAACAAAAACTTACTAACTTCTAATTAATTTAAGACAaatttcaatttcattgaaactaATTATACCTTTTCATGGGTAATTTGAGCCTAAGCACAGTTAAGTGAAtcgatatttaatattttaaataacaccTAATTGTTGTATAAATACACGCAAGTGGTTAATTGTTTTCATTTCAAATTTAATTGGTCATGGTTTGTGCACATAGaaggtatttattaaaaaaatataattcgtTCCAGATCAATGTTATTATAGGAAGGTAACTAAACTCTGCAAGAAATATCCTTGCTATTGATTTCTATCTGTACGCGATGTTACTCTTTTAATCAGTTTATTACCAAACTACACAATGGTATCTCATAAAAAGCCATTAACGACAATATGATATTTCATATCACAGGATAagtaacttttatattatttgctCCCTGTCATTGATGGACCatcaggaaattgattcatggtCAAATGGGACACCTTTGTAATTTTG includes:
- the LOC121726044 gene encoding uncharacterized protein LOC121726044, translated to MKILLCLAIFFIGSNCQQSVTKQKENRIVRPCSTSDIDCIRRYFGDHAQCRVTHGPVPDPMYFKHTYAFLPAANMTLTSDDFYRTNLNGRIEEFYINKETDKLLIALEFKNLTIYSNNSYLAYHRRAKEPIINKTTLRIFIERIINEMPSKFISLN